The Candidatus Neomarinimicrobiota bacterium region GGGCGATGATGTCTGTCTCTCTGGTGAATGAAGGTCCCGTTACTTTTATTCTTGATAGCGAGAGGAAATTTCAGCCCCGCATAAACAAATAAATATTATAATATGTTCTTTGAAAAAGGTTTCTGTTGTTCTAATTTAGGATATGAAACAGAAATCCGAATATTTAAAAGACCGTTCCACCGCACTGCATTTCTGGCCGGAAGAAGAACGTCCCCGGGAGAAACTGGAAAAATACGGAGCAGATTCCCTGAGTGATGCGGAATTGATTGCCATTTTGATTCGATCCGGCATACCGACCCTGAACGCCGTGGATTTATCCCGGAAAATCCTGCAGGAAAACGGGGGAATTGCCGGCCTGGGACGGATGTCTGCAAAATCCCTTCAGCATATCAAAGGTATGGGACCGGCGAAGGTGATGACCCTCATTGCCGCTTTTCAGCTTGGAGCGCGATTTGCCGCAACGGAAGCGTTGAGCAATCAACCTCAGATGACGAATCCGCGGAATGTCGCCATGCGGTTCGGGCCGCCCCTTCGCCTTCTGAATTATGAGATTTTTAAAGTGATTCTTCTGAACAGCCATAACCGTATTATCCGGGACATTGTGATCAGCCGGGGGCATCTGAATGCTTCAGTTGTTCATGCCCGGGAGATCTTTAAGGTTGCCATTGATTACCTGGCGGCGGCAGTGATTCTCATGCACAACCATCCCAGTGGAAATCCCGAACCAAGCCGGGAAGATATTGAAATTACCCGAAAAATTGTAGAATCCGGAAAAATTATTGGGATTCCTGTTCTGGATCATATTATAATTGCTGACAGGGATTTCACCAGTTTTGCGGACAGACAATTGATTTGAGAGGGAGAATGTGAAAGATGGGGAGATGAACGGTGCAACTTGCAACGAATGGGAAAAAATGGTCCCGGATTTCAGGCCGGTGACCGGGGAACAAAGGAGGATCGATGCATACATACATGGATAGAATTCACGAGATATACAAATCCGTGGGCCATTTTCTGGAAAAGGGTCTGGCCGATCAGGGGCTGAATCTTATTAAACATGTTACGGCGGATATTCGGGATCATGTGGTCATCCGCTACCTGAACGGAGTATGCCAGCAGGAATCGGGGGCTTCTGAGATGGCTGAGTATTATTTCCGGAATGTTATTCATGAGGATCCCGGGTTTGTGTCCGCGGCGGAAGCCCTGCTGTACATGCGGGACAATATGCTTTCGGACGGGGAAAAGGCCTATCTTTGTGAACTTATCGGAATGATAAAACCGGAAACGGCGTCCCTGAAGGAAATACGAAAAAGTCTGGCTGAAATCACACCTGAACCCCTTAAACTGCATGAAAAACCGGAAGAAGTGTCCCGGATTCTCCACTCCCACTCCAGCACAGACCAAAAGGAACGGGAAAAGCAGCCCGAACCATCGAAAGAAGATCCCATACTTCATACAATCACATTGGAAAAAACAAAATCCGTTTCGGATAGCACCCGGACATCCCCGGAAGATATGCCTGCCCGGGAGGAATCCTCCTATCTGGGGGATATCCTTGTCGATTTGAAGAAAAAAGTATCTGAAAAAGAAACACGCAAACCGGAAATGCCGCAAAAGGATGAAGAAAAAGAATCGGCTCTGGATATTCACCTGTCTCCTGAGGAAGAAGCGGAAATTGAACGGGAAGAAAAGCTGGAAGAGAGGGAATTGCTGGCTGATTCGGAAGAGGCTTCCAAGTTAAAAGATTTGTTGAAGACCCTCCATGAACGGAAACATCGGGATATTGAGGATCAAAGACCCGAGAACCTTGCAGAAACGTCAAATGAGGAGAACCGGGAAATGTCCGGGCCTTTTGACACGCTGACCATGGCAAGGGTTTATTTTAAACAGGGTGCTTATTCATCGGCTTTGCGGATTTTGGGACTCCTCAAAAAGAGCACTTCGGATGAAAAAAAATTAAAGGAAATTGAATCCCTAATGAATAAAGTCCGGGAGAAAATCGAATCCGAAAAAGCAGAATAACAATGCCCGACATCAAAAATCTTGTCCTGGATCTTGGTAATGTAGTTGTAGATGTGGATTATCCCCGCTTTTGTCTGAAAGTGGGTATTGATGAAAAAGCTTTCGAGGCTTTTTACGACTCGCCATTTTTCAGGGGTTTTGAAATCGGAAAGAAGACTCGGGAGGATTATTTTCGCGCTTTGGAAAAGTACACCGGATTTCCTGCTGACAGGCGGAATGAGTTAGAAAGGCAAATTCATACGGCTTTTCCCCTTCGTTTACGAACTTGGGGGATGATTCATTTTTTAAAGCAGCACATGCCTGTCTATCTTTTATCCAATACCAATGTGGTGGATTTTGAAAACATCGATGCCCATGTCGGATTAAGAAAAGCCTTTCATAAAGTCTACCTTTCTTATGAACAAAAGCGGAGCAAACCGGATCCTGAAACCTATCGCCACGCTGCCCGGGTATTGGGTATTCATCCGGAAGAAACCCTTTTTTGCGACGATCGGCAGGACAATATCGAAGGTGTACGCCAGGCAGGCTGGCAGGGATATCAGGTGGAAAGCGAAGGGTCTTTTTTAACATTTCTCACAAAAACCCTGGAGCTGAATCATGGAGGATTGAGATGGTAATTATGACCCCCCGGACTCCCCGGACAAAATCCAATGTGTGGATTCCTCTGTTGTTAGGACTCCTGCTCTCGGTGTTTTATTTTTATCATGGGCGCATGAGTACGTATGAGCGTTTTTTCAGTAATAATACCATAACAGCTCCGCTGCTGTCAGTTTATTATCAATGGCTTTCGGCTGTTTTAATCTTTTTTATTATCCCTTCCCTCACCTGGACCGGCGTTATGGGTTACCACATAAAGGAAATGGGATTTCGGTTAGGGGATTGGAAAAAGGGACTTCTTGCCCTGGGGATTGGTCTTCCCCTTATGTTGCTTTATGCCTTTGGTGCTTCTCAAATGTATGAGTTCCAGGATATATATCCGCTGTATAAATATATCGGCATGGAAAGTATCTGGGTGATTCTCCGCTATTATCTCACGGCATTTCTTTTTTATTTTTCTTATGAAGCCTTTATCCGGGGATTTATTTTTCATGCTATGAAGGATGAATTGGGTGTTCTCGGAGCCATTCTGATTGCCGCCCTTGTCGGCGCACCGGTCTACATCGGAACCTCTGAAATGGAAGGTATCATGTCCATTATCCTCCACCTGACCTTTGGTGTAGTGGCCTGGAAAACCCGCTCTTTTCTCTATTCGGCCATACTGGGATGGGTCTGGCTTGTGGCTGTGGATTGGTTCATTATTTTGGGCATTTGAATCCAGGAAACTCCAAATTTTTATGTAATGTGCTATAAAACACGGTTTTATTTAGCATTATGAGTTAATTTTTTTTAAATGATTAAAAAAGTGTAAAATCATTATGCTCTCTCGGGCATTCTATAGATAAAATTAATCTTCCGGAGGACTTCCCATGAAATTGAAGAAAAATATTGCTGTCAGCGAAACAGGATTTATTTTTGATCCGACAAGCGGAGATTCCTATACCCTGAATCCGATTGGAATGGAAATCGTAACCTTTTTGAAGGAAGGACTGGACCCGGAAGTCATTTCCGGCAGGATTCTGGAAAAATACGATGTGGAAAAAGGAGTTCTGGAACGGTATCTCTACGATTTCTTTGGACAGCTAAAACAATATCAACTGATTGAAGAGGATGATGAAAGCTGAAATTACTATTGCGGTCTCCGGACTGAATAATGTTGACAGTCCGGGTCCCGGAATTCCTGTCGTTCGCGGTATCCGGGATTCTGAATATTTTGAGCCCCGGATTGTGGGACTGGTTTATGAAAATCTGGAACCCGGAGCCTACATGCATGACCACGTGGATAAAAGCTACAAAGTGCCCTATCCGTCCGAAGGAAGCGGAGTGCTTATGGAACGGATTCGGGATATTCATGCTAAAGAATCCATAGATGTGCTCATTCCCAATTTCGATTCGGAGCTTTATGCCTTTATGAAATCAGAACCGGAACTGAAGCGGCTTGGCATTCATACTTTTTTACCCACACTGCAACAATTTGAAGAGCGACATAAGTCAAACCTGCCTGAATTTGGTGAAAAATACAAGGTAAAGGTCCCTGAAAGCCGGGCTATAACGAGTATTCAAGAGATTAAAGAACTGGAAGAGGATTATGAATACCCCATGGTAATCAAGGGGAAGTTTTATGATGCATTCATTGCCTACTCATTTGAACAGGCTCAAATTTATTTCAATAAAATTGCATCCAAATGGGGATTGCCCATCGTTGTCCAGCAGTATATCCGTGGCACCGAAGTGAATGTAGTTGCATTGGGAGACGGCCGGGGTAATACTGTCGGAGCTGTCCCCATGAAAAAGCAGTACATCACCGATAAGGGAAAAGCCTGGGGCGGGATAACCCTGGATGATCCCAAAATGTTAGACCTGACCCGCCACATTATCGGACAAACCAAATGGAGAGGCGGGATGGAACTGGAGCTTATCCGGACCGATAAAAAGGAGCTGTATCTGATTGAAATCAATCCCCGCCTTCCTGCCTGGGTATATCTTGCCGTAGGAGCCGGACAGAACCTGCCCGAAGCCCTGGTCAAACTGGCACTGGGATATCCTGTTGAAACCTTTACGGCATACACCGTGGGCATCCTTTTTATCCGGTACTCGTATGATATGATCTGCTCTCTGCAAGATTTTCAGTCACTCACCACCCGGGGGGAGTTATAGAAGGCGGGGAGAACCCGCAACCCAAATAAGGACTTGAAATAAAATGATGAAAGATGAAAAAATGAAAAAAATACCCTTTGAAAGACCGCTGATTCAAAAAATTAATGCAGGACTTCCAAGTAAATACGGCATGGTCCGGCGACCGGAACCTATCGAGGAGATAGAAGGGATTTCTGTTGAATCTCTCCTGAAAGAATATGGCTCTCCACTCTTTGTTTTGTCTGAAAAGGTGCTTCGGAAGACATATAAAGAGGCATACAGGGCTTTTTCCTCGCGCTATCCCAAAGTTCGGTTTGCCTGGTCCTACAAAACAAATTATTTGAATGCCGTGTGCAAAATATTTCACCAGGAGGGCTCCTGGGCTGAAGTGGTTTCCGGATTTGAATACGATAAGGCTCTGATCAATGGAGTCCCCGGTTCAAAAATCATTTTTAACGGTCCCTATAAATCCCGGGAAGACCTGAAAAAGGCGATTGAGAATAACTCATTGATCCATATTGATCATTTTGATGAACTTTATGAACTCCTGGAGCTTGCCAAGGTTCTTGAAAAACGCCCCCAAGTGGCAATCCGGGTGAATATGGATACAGGAATATATCCCCAGTGGGACCGTTTCGGGTTTAATTATGAAAACGGAGAAGCCTGGGATGCCCTGAACCGGATCATGATCAGTAAGCAAATAGATCTTTTGGGACTTCATACACATATCGGGACATATATGATGACGGTTCAGGCATACGAAAAGGCAGCCTTAAAACTGGCAGATCTGGCTATCGGAATTGAAAGGAAATACAAGCACACGATTAAATATATCGACATGGGTGGTGGATTTGCTTCTAAAAACACCCTGAAAGGGGCCTATTATCCCGGCAGTGATACGGCACCCTCATTTGATGATTTTGCCGAAGCCATTGTTTCAGCCCTGATGAGATCGGAATTCAAACCGGATCATTTACCACTGCTTATTCTGGAAACCGGTCGGGCCCTGGTGGATGATGCAGGCTGGCTGGCAGGAACTGTGGTTGCCAACAAACGCCTGGCCGATGGCCGCCGGGCCACCATTATCGATGCGGGTGTGAACCTCCTTTTTACATCATTCTGGTATGAACACGATATCCGTCCGGCAAAACACCTTTCCGAACAAACGGAAGACACTACAATCTATGGCCCCCTCTGCATGAATATTGATGTTATCCGGGATCATATCCAGTTCCCCCTTCTGAAAAAAGGAGACCCTTATGTTATCCGGAGGATTGGAGCATATAATAATACTCAATGGCTTCAGTTTATTACACTTCGTCCCCGGGTGATTTTGATTGATACACAAGGGAAAACCCATATTATCCGAGATAAGGAAACACTCGAAACCCTGAACCGATGCGAGCATCTTCCGGATCACCTGACCTGAAAAAGGAACTGCTTATGAAACGTGAGTTCGATTTTAAAGGCAGTCTGCTAAACAGCTATTCGCAAATTTTCTTTTCCGATAACCGTTTGTTTGCCGGCATTTTGATCATTGTGACCTTTGTGGATTTCTATACCGGTCTTTTTGGGCTTTTGGCGGTCCTTACAACAACTCTCCTGGCCCGCTACCTTGGATTTCATCCCTTCAAAATTCACCAGGGGTATTATGGGTTTAATTCCCTGTTGGTTGGTCTTGGGCTGGGTATTTTTTTTCAACCGGGCCCTTTGCTGGTTCTGATTGTCATTTTAGCATCGATCCTCACCCTTTTTATTGCCGTAAGCTGTGAAGGCATCATCGGCAAGTATGCCCTTCCCTACCTGAGCATTCCCTTTGTTGTGTCTATGTGGATTTTGACTCTGGCTTCCCGTGAATTTCAGGCTCTGGGATTGAATGAGCGGGGGATCTATACATTAAATGACTTGTACATCATGGGTGGTAGTTCCCTGGTACAAATGTATGACTGGTGGAATCAACTGGCAATCCATCCCTCGGTGCGTGCCTATTTTCTTTCTCTGGGAGCGATTCTCTTTCAATACAATATGCTTACAGGTATCCTGGTGGCTGTTGGACTGCTTATTTATTCCCGAATTGCCTTTACCTTGTCCCTGCTTGGTTTTTATACGGCATACTTTTTTTATCTGCTCATCGGAGCACCCTTTTCCGAGGTGAGTTACAGCTATATTGGTTTCAACTATATTCTGACGGCCATTGCCACTGGAGGATATTTTATTATCCCGAATAAAAATTCCTACCTGTGGGCTGTGCTGGTTATACCTCTGGTGGCGGTTCTGACGATTGGATTTTCCCGTATTCTCGCGGTATTCTACCTGCCGGTCTATTCGCTGCCCTTTAATGTGTTGTCCCTCCTTTTTCTGTATGTTTTGAAATTTAGGGTGGATAACAGGGCAAAACTGACACCGGTGCTGGTTCAGGAAAATACTCCGGAGAAAAATCTCTACTCATACCTGAATTTTATGGAACGTTTTGGAAAAGAGAGCACAGTTCCAATTCACCTGCCTTTTTACGGTGAATGGATCGTTACCCAGGGACACGACGGCGAATACACACATAAAGACCGGTGGCGCCATGCCTGGGATTTCGAAATTGCCGATGAGACAGGGAAAGCCTGGAAAAATTCCGGGGATTTTCGCGAGGATTATTTTTGCTATGATAAAACCATCATTGCACCGGCTGATGGTACGGTTGAAGCCGTGGTGAATGATGTCCCGGATAATACCATCGGGGAACGAAACCTGGAACAGAACTGGGGAAATACAATCGTTATCAAACATGAGAAGGACCTGTTTACGAAATTGAGCCACCTGAAACCCGGTTCTATCCAAGTGAAACCCGGCGATAAGGTCCGGAAAGGAGATGTGCTGGCCCGCTGTGGAAATTCTGGAAATTCCCCTTATCCCCACCTCCATTTTCAGGTCCAGCGGACGCCTTATATCGGTTCTGAGACTCTCGATTACCCCATTAGTAATTATATGCTCCGCCGGGACGAGGAATTTATCCTTCAAACTTATACCATCCCCCGGAAAGAGGACCGTATTTCTGCAGTTCAGGTGAATTCAGCCCTTAAAAAAGCTTTTCATTTTATTCCCGGGGAAAAAATCCGCTTTACCCTGCAAGGCTCTTCCGAAGCTCTGATATGGGATGTAAAAATCAATGAATTTCTCAATAAATATATAGAATGCCGGAAAACCGGCTCGAAAGCCTGGTTTAAAACCGATGATACCATGTTTTATTTTACTCATTTCGAAGGAGAGCGGGATTCCCTTCTGTATCACTTTTTTTGTGCGGCATACCGGGTTTGTTTCGGGTATTACAAGGGGCTTGTGATTGAAGATTCTTTTCCACTGAACATGGTGTTTTCTAAAAATAATCTCATTTTTCAGGATTTTGCTGCACCCTTTTTCCGCTATAAGAAGGGTAGATACACACTTACCTATACCAGCCAGGAAGAAACCCTCTCAGATACACGACTTCTCCTTGAATCTGCAGTGACCACCTATTCTTTTGGGAAAATCCGGTCACACATAAGCTATTCCTGTAATATTGATAACGGAGGAATGAAGGAGTTTGCAATTCACCAGGAATCTTTAACCCGGAAGGTATCATGCGCTACAGAATAATCGGGATAATCTATCTGATATGTGCTATCACTCTCTTTGCCCGGGAGCCTTTTCTCAATACACTGACCGTGGAACAGGAAACGGCCCGATATGCTCTGAGCGGTAACTGGGATGCCGTGATCAGAACAGGTAAAACAGCCCTGGCACAAGGGATTGATTTTTATAATCTCCGGTACAGAATGGGCATTGCCTATTACCATCTGGGGAATTATCATGCGGCGGCACGGCATTTCTACAGGGCATACCGGATCAATGACACAGAACCTCTCTTGAAGGAGTACCTTTACTGGGCATACCGGTATGCCGGCCATGAAGCTGATGCACGGGTCCTTGCTGCCGGATTTACACAGGAACTGAAAAGAAAAGCAGGCGTTCCGGACCAGTACCCGGGGGATTACCTGAGCATCTCTTTTAACGCCGGTTTCCCTGTCGACAAATCGTTTACAGACAGTTATGTCAATGATACCGGCTTGGCTGTCAACGGATCCCAGTTTTTGTCCAAAACACTAAACTATGCAGATGTGGGAATTCAAAAAAGTCTTTCACCGCGTCTGTCTGCCTATGTAAGCTATGCCCGCTTAAAGAAAACATCTTATCTGTATGCTCAGGAAAACGGATATGCCGTGGTTAAACCCGACTATGAAACAAATCTGAATCAGGTCTATATATCCGGGACATACCACGTAATTCGGGGGACAGATTTGACAATCGGAGCCCATTTTATCAACATTTTTTATCAAAGGGACCGTTATGTGTTTGACGGTTTGGAAGGGCGGATTGTCACCGATGAAATATCAGATAATGACAAGCTGGTGCTTATGTCTGTCCGGCACCGTTTCCCCTATGTGACAACCGGCATCACCTCGATTTTCAGCAACCTGAATCAAAAAGATCAGGTGCAGGGAGATTTACAACTTACATTTTATCCTCTTGGGAATCTCAATCTCTATGGAGGATGTATCCTGACATACCTCCACCAGAATTCCGGTGAAAATACGGTAATCACCGAACTGCTTCTTGGAGGTAAACTTCTGCCGGTGTTGTGGGCTGAGGCGATATATTCCACCGGTGATTTGCACAATGCATCCCGGTATCAGGGCTACGTTGTGTATAACGGGATGGATGTTATCACCCGGCGCATCGGCGGGCGATGGATCATTCCTGTCTCTGAAGATTTGACGGTCCGCCTGAATTATGCCTACCAGAAACATGAAAGTTCTTTTCATCCTGAAAATACCGGCCTGACTGAAACAAACCGGATTCACTATAAAAGTCATTCCATAACGGGAGCACTGCAATGGAATTTTTAAAACATCGTTACATAAAATTTATGGTCCTGTCCCTTGTATGCTGGGGAATTCTGTATGCTCAGGATGAGGTGATAAAAGCCTTTGAAACGAGCTATACACAGGAGAAAGAGGGTGATTATCAACATGCTGCTGAAGCATTAATGGCAGTATATAATGAAGATTCCTATGAGATAAACCTCCGCCTGGGTTGGCTGTATTATCTTGACGGGAAAATGGATAAATCCGAAACATATTACCGGAATGCAGTGAAACTCCGTCCCTATGCCATAGAGCCACGCTTAGGGCTGGCATATCCCCTGTCTTCCCAGGGGAAATGGGTGGAAATTGAAGAGATGTATCTGGATATTCTTGAAATGGATCCCCGGAATTCTATGGTCAATTACCGGATGGGTCTCATTTGTTACAACCGGGGAGAGTATGAAAAGGCAGATCGTTATCTGGAAAAAGTATTAAATCTGTATCCCTTTGATTATGATACCCTTCTGCTGACAGCCTGGACAAAACTCCGTCTTCAAAAATACAGGGAAGCTGAAATATTGTTCCATAAAACACTCATGGCCAGCCCCGGTGATTCATCTGCACTCGAAGGACTGGCCATGCTTCCTTAATCAAAGGAAGTTTCCCTTTTTATGTAAATTTTTTCAAGCTATCGGCAACACTATTTTATCCAACCCAACTCCCAGGGAATTGTTCCCTCCGGGGATTCAAAATGTTCCGGATGGAGCAGATAGGCCAGTTTCTGTGTGGCGACCACCTGCCGGGGACCGAAGTGTTTCATCAGAGCTGAGTCGTAGTAAAGAACACGGCTTCGGGTAACGGCATTTGTTTGGTCATATCCGGGGCGGGTATATATTTCTATCAAGGGGGTAATGCCTTTCCAGCCTCCCAGTTCGGCATCAAGCCAGATAGGGGAGAGGATGATATCGGGATTTTTCTCAACGACGAGATCATTGGATGTTCTGAACACTCCCACAGCCGTATCGCCAAATACATTTACACCCCCGGCGGCCTGAATCATATCGTGAAGGGGCGACTCACTGCCAAAGGTCCAGGGTCCCATGTGATTGATTTCCATATACACTTTTACCGGTTCCAGTTTTGAACTCGCGGCACGGATTCGGTCCATATCTGCTTTCATGTGTGCCACCATATTTTCGGCACTTTTTGCGTTTTTCGTCACTTCACCGATTTTTAAGATACAGTCGTACACATCCTCCAAGCGGTTTGGTTCGAAATGATACACGGTGTAACCCATTGCCCTCAGGCTGTCTGCAATCTTCCGCTGCATGTTGGTATCCGTAAAAATCAAATCGGGACCGATGGAATCAATCCGGGTAAAATTGATGTTGATAAAATCTCCCACCACCTTCACCCGGCCGGCTTCTTTATCTTTCATCACCTGATCGGGGAAAAAGCAGAAACTTGTAGCCCCCAGGACCTGATTGCCGGCTCCGATTTCATATATGATTTCCGTCATGGTGGAAGAGCAACTGACAATTGTAGGTTTTTCTGTCTGCTTGCAGGCAGTGAGTGAAATGGCGAGTATGATTAAAACAAGGATATAATGTTTGAAGAGTTTCATCAGGATCTCCTTTTATTTCAGATTGGCCAGAATAACGGCAAGAATTCCAAAGCCGATGGTAAAATACCAGGCGGTGGTCCGTTTTTCACCAAAGAAGAAAACCGAGGCCAGAGTTCCGGCCAATATGGTGATCATGCCGTTGATAGTGAAAACAAAAGCGGCCGGATAGGGCGCGCACAGACTCAGCAAAAAGAGTCCGGCAATGGACCCTACACCGCCCATGAGTCCCAGCCGGATTAAAGCACTTGTGCTTTCCGGTTTTATCTTTTGAAAAGAGACAACGGCACCGCAGACGAGGGCCATCATGGCATAGAGGATAAAATAGATATTCGGCAGGTATTTCCCCAGGTAGCTGACAACATCACCGGGAACCATCCGGCTGCCCAGATCCCGAATGGTGAGGAAAACAATACTGTTGCTGAGCAGGATGACGATAAGCATTAATCCATACAGAATTTTATCCTTTAAAGCGGTTTCCTTCCCTTCTCCGCTTCCTTCATTTTCCAGATTGGAGGCGGCCATCACACAAAGAAGGCCGGAAATCAATGCCAGGGCCTGAAAGAGATGGATAGCTTCCTGATAAACCACCGCGGCGTAGATAATCACAACCAAAAAATTCAGATTCAGTGCGCACCATACAGGAGACAGGGGACCCCGTTTCAAACTGGATTTTGTCAATTCCATGGCTACGATTTGCCCCAGTGCATTAATCAGGGCCAAACCGTAGATGAAAAGAGGAATTTCTTTCATCAGCCCCCAATCCATCTGCACACCGAAAAAGATCATCCCGCAAAGTCCTATACTTGTAGCAATGTGCAAAGGAACCACATTTTTTGATTGTCCCAAGCGGAAGGCTATCCCAATCAGGGAGAGGCTCAGGCCGGAGGCGGCAGCCAATACAAATCCCATGAGACTTATTTCCATGGCGAATCCTTTCAGTAAATCGTTTATTTATGTCAGTTTATTCCAAAAGTTATTAATGCTTTTTTGAAGCCTTGTTTTGATATTCGGTGCGAAAAAGGATGCTTTCAGTGCATAACGGGTCAGGCGCTCCAGATCATCCGCCCGAAAGCCATATTCCTGGCAGATGAAATGAAATTCCTCTGTCAGTGTCTGGTTGAACATGGTCGGATCATCGGAGTTGATGGTTATCAGGAGCCCTTCATCATAAAAGGTCTTTACGGGATGCTCCCGGGCGTTTTTCACAACCCGCGTTTTCAGATTACTTGTGGGACATATTTCCAGGGGAATTTGACGATCCCTGAGAATTTTCATCAGTTCCCTGTTTTGAATGGCCGTGATTCCATGACCGATTCTTTCTGTATTCAGGCGGGAAACGGCATCCCAGATGGAATAAGGGCCTTCTGTTTCTCCGGCATGCACTACGGTATGATATCCTTTTGATCGGGCAATCCGGAAGACATCCTCAAAGCGAAAAGCAGGAAAGTGAGTTTCATCCCCTCCCAGGCCAATACCACAGATGCGGTCTTTATAAGGATCCAGTTGTTTTAACCGTTTTACAGCCCTCTCATGGCCGTGATTGCGCACAATGTCGGCAATCAGATTGACGGAAATGCCAAAATCTTTTTCAGCCGTTTCTTTTCCGTCAAGGGTCGCCTCGATGATGGCTTCCGCCCCGGGGCCCCACGCATCAAAATCCCAGGGAGAAAAAAAGGCTTCCAGAGCAATTACATTCTGTTTGGTCAGGGCTTCAATGGCATGATATGCGGACTCCCGGAAATCATCTGCTGTGCGGAAATACCGGTTTTTCCAGATCCAGGCCCGGATAAAATGATCAAAATCATGAAAGAAAAATTGTTGCCTGAGGGTGTTGATATCCCGGATATCCGATTCAGGTTCGTACTTTTGAATTCGGTCCAGGAGAAATTCCAGGGTAAAGGCTCCCTCAAGATGGCAATGAAGCTCGATTTTCGGCATATCCCGGATAATGTGATTCAGATTTTTCATTTTATGGCATGAGGATGGTTCCGCCGCTGTAAAAGAGTCCTGCAATGGATGCGGTTAACAGATTTGCGAAGGTTGCCCCTAAAAGAGCCTTGAAACCCAGGCGGCTGATATCTTTAATCCTCTCAGGAACCAGGGCGCTGATACCGCCGACAAAGATGGCTATGGATGCCACATGGGCAAAGCCGGTGAGGGCATAGGTGGTGATGACGATAGAACGGGGTGATTGCACGGCTCCTGACTGAATCAGGGTTGAGAGATTTTGAAAAGCCGTGACTTCAG contains the following coding sequences:
- a CDS encoding ABC transporter substrate-binding protein, with the protein product MKLFKHYILVLIILAISLTACKQTEKPTIVSCSSTMTEIIYEIGAGNQVLGATSFCFFPDQVMKDKEAGRVKVVGDFININFTRIDSIGPDLIFTDTNMQRKIADSLRAMGYTVYHFEPNRLEDVYDCILKIGEVTKNAKSAENMVAHMKADMDRIRAASSKLEPVKVYMEINHMGPWTFGSESPLHDMIQAAGGVNVFGDTAVGVFRTSNDLVVEKNPDIILSPIWLDAELGGWKGITPLIEIYTRPGYDQTNAVTRSRVLYYDSALMKHFGPRQVVATQKLAYLLHPEHFESPEGTIPWELGWIK
- a CDS encoding tetratricopeptide repeat protein codes for the protein MEFLKHRYIKFMVLSLVCWGILYAQDEVIKAFETSYTQEKEGDYQHAAEALMAVYNEDSYEINLRLGWLYYLDGKMDKSETYYRNAVKLRPYAIEPRLGLAYPLSSQGKWVEIEEMYLDILEMDPRNSMVNYRMGLICYNRGEYEKADRYLEKVLNLYPFDYDTLLLTAWTKLRLQKYREAEILFHKTLMASPGDSSALEGLAMLP
- the add gene encoding adenosine deaminase, yielding MKNLNHIIRDMPKIELHCHLEGAFTLEFLLDRIQKYEPESDIRDINTLRQQFFFHDFDHFIRAWIWKNRYFRTADDFRESAYHAIEALTKQNVIALEAFFSPWDFDAWGPGAEAIIEATLDGKETAEKDFGISVNLIADIVRNHGHERAVKRLKQLDPYKDRICGIGLGGDETHFPAFRFEDVFRIARSKGYHTVVHAGETEGPYSIWDAVSRLNTERIGHGITAIQNRELMKILRDRQIPLEICPTSNLKTRVVKNAREHPVKTFYDEGLLITINSDDPTMFNQTLTEEFHFICQEYGFRADDLERLTRYALKASFFAPNIKTRLQKSINNFWNKLT